The DNA window TGCGTGGCGGTGTTTGCGCTCGCCAAATCCTTCGAGCACATCCATCCGTGGCTCGGCTTCGTCGCTGCCTTTGCCGAGGCGGCGACCATCGGTGGGCTCGCCGACTGGTACGCGGTGGTGGCGCTGTTTCGACGGCCGCTGGGACTGCCGATCCCGCACACCGCCATCATCCCCGAGAACCAGAACCGCATCGCCGACAATCTCGGCCGCTTCATCGAGGTCAACTTCCTCGCCCCTGAGCCGGTGCGTGAAAAGCTTGCTGAGGTCGATTTCTCGGCCCTGGTCGCCGACTGGCTGGCCGATACCGAACGCGCCGCCGGCCTGTCGCGCTTCGTCGTGCGGCTGGTGCCGCAGACGCTGGCCGCCGTCGAACAATCCGGCCTGCGCGGTTTCGTCACCAGCCGCATGCTCGAACAGATCGAGAAGGTCCCGCTGGCGCCGCTGGCCGCCGAGCTGCTCTCCGCCCTGACCGATGATCGCCGCCACCAGAAACTGTTCGACGAATTCACCAAGGTGATCGGCCGGTTCCTCAACGACGAACAGGCGCTGGCGACGATGCGCGAGAAGATCCGCGAGGAACTGCCGTCGCTGTTCAACCTGTTCAGAGCCGACGCCTATCTCCTGAAGAAGATCGTCGCTTCGGCCGGCTCGCTGCTCGACGAGGTGAGGGCCGATCCCGACCACCCGATGCGCGCCGAATTCGACCATTTCGCTCAAGCCTTCATCGAAAAGCTGAGGACATCGAAGCAATATGCCAAGCGCGCCGAGAAGCTGAAGCGCGATTTCCTGGCCCGGCCGGAAGTCAAGGGATTGGCCGTCGACATGTGGGCAAGCCTCAGCCAGTTCATCGAGCAGGACGCCAAGGCGCCGAATTCGGTTATCCGCGCGCATCTCACCAACATGTTCGTCGAGGTCGGTCGGCATCTTGCCAGCGATGCGCAGATAAGGGCCGACATGAACCAAGGGTTCGTGGTGGCGCTCGCGTCGTTCGTGGAGAGCCAGAAGAGCGGCGTGTCGACATTCATCGCCGACCAGGTCAAGCGCTGGGACCTCGCGCAGCTGACAAGGCTGATCGAGATGAACATCGGCAAGGACCTGCAATACATCCGCTTCAACGGCATGATCATCGGCGGGCTCGCGGGTGTCGTGCTCTATGTGGCCGAGCGGCTGTTCCTCGTGAATTGATGCGCGGCCAGGCTGGTGTTGATTCCGCCGCGTCCGAATGGACTCACGGCACGCGGGTGCTATTCTCCTGCTGAGGGCGCCCGCATTTGCGGCAAAGGGGAGCAAACGAGCATGGCAAAACAACCGGAATCCGATTCCTTCATGGACATGTTCGGCAGGTTCGGCCGCGACCTGAAGGTGCCCAATGTCGATGTCGAAGCGATCCTCGCCCATCATCGCAAGAATCTCGAAGCGCTGGAGAAATCGGCACGAGCCGGTGCCGCCGGCGCGTCCTCGCTGTTGTCCAGACAGCGCGAAATGCTGCAGGACACGCTGCGCGAGGTCACCGAGGTAGCACAAAGCTACAGGGCGCCGGGCAATCCGCAGGAACTGATGGCCAAACAGACGGAGTTTGCCAGAAAGTCCTTCGAGGCGGCGTTGAAGAATGCCGGCGAAGTGGCTGAACTGGTCAAGAAATCCGGTACCGAATCGGCCGACATCCTGCGCAAGCGCATCAAGGAGGCGATGGAGGAAATCCGCGCCGGCTACGAGAAGAAGTAGCGGATGTGGCCGAGGCGGGTTCGTTGCCGCCGGCTGCTCTGAAAGCCGACAAATCCCGATTTAGCCTGCCGTTGCGCTGGGAGGCACGGCGCGATTGCGGTTGGATTCGACGGAACGGATTCACGCAGGGCGAATTGACAGAGGCCGTCAGTTCGTGGTCCGGAGGCTTTGCAAGCGATCGGGAAAGCAGGAATGACTGAAATACGGCCTAAAACGCCGCCGACCTTCGACCAGTTGAGGACGATGGCCGGGCAAGAGCTCGGTGTGTCGGAATGGACGACGGTCGACCAAAACCGCATCGACCAGTTCGCCGAATGCACCGGCGACCATCAATGGATTCATGTCGATCCTGAAAGGGCACGGCGGCAAAGCCCGTTCCGCACGACGATCGCGCATGGCTATCTGACGCTGTCGATCATCGGCGCGCTGGCGCTCGGAATGGGCATCGTGCCCGAGAATACGCAGGCGGCCTTCAATTATGGCTTCGACAAGGTGCGGTTCCTGGCGCCGGTCAGGGTCGGCGCGCGCATCAGGCTGCGCACCACGCTGCTGTCCATGGAGGACAGGGGCCCCGGCCAGTATCTGATGAAGGCGGCCAACACGGTCGAGATCGAAGGCGAGGAAAAACCTGCCCTGATGGCAGAAACGCTGGTCATGCTCTATGAACGCCGCAAGCGGGCAGGAGCCTGAGAGCGATCCGCTAGGAGCCGTCGGTTTGCGCAAAGTCAGAGGTTTTTGACACGTCCACCAGTCTCTGCCGCTTGAACTCGGCGCGGGCCGAGAGCATCGCGAGGAACAGCGCGACCAGCGCCAGCACCGTTGCCGTCTGAAAGGT is part of the Mesorhizobium loti genome and encodes:
- a CDS encoding DUF445 domain-containing protein, whose protein sequence is MSQSASSLAPVRFDADADTKLSALRRTKFVAAAALALCVAVFALAKSFEHIHPWLGFVAAFAEAATIGGLADWYAVVALFRRPLGLPIPHTAIIPENQNRIADNLGRFIEVNFLAPEPVREKLAEVDFSALVADWLADTERAAGLSRFVVRLVPQTLAAVEQSGLRGFVTSRMLEQIEKVPLAPLAAELLSALTDDRRHQKLFDEFTKVIGRFLNDEQALATMREKIREELPSLFNLFRADAYLLKKIVASAGSLLDEVRADPDHPMRAEFDHFAQAFIEKLRTSKQYAKRAEKLKRDFLARPEVKGLAVDMWASLSQFIEQDAKAPNSVIRAHLTNMFVEVGRHLASDAQIRADMNQGFVVALASFVESQKSGVSTFIADQVKRWDLAQLTRLIEMNIGKDLQYIRFNGMIIGGLAGVVLYVAERLFLVN
- a CDS encoding phasin family protein, with amino-acid sequence MAKQPESDSFMDMFGRFGRDLKVPNVDVEAILAHHRKNLEALEKSARAGAAGASSLLSRQREMLQDTLREVTEVAQSYRAPGNPQELMAKQTEFARKSFEAALKNAGEVAELVKKSGTESADILRKRIKEAMEEIRAGYEKK
- a CDS encoding MaoC family dehydratase, translated to MTEIRPKTPPTFDQLRTMAGQELGVSEWTTVDQNRIDQFAECTGDHQWIHVDPERARRQSPFRTTIAHGYLTLSIIGALALGMGIVPENTQAAFNYGFDKVRFLAPVRVGARIRLRTTLLSMEDRGPGQYLMKAANTVEIEGEEKPALMAETLVMLYERRKRAGA